A single region of the Glycine max cultivar Williams 82 chromosome 20, Glycine_max_v4.0, whole genome shotgun sequence genome encodes:
- the LOC102659818 gene encoding AT-hook motif nuclear-localized protein 28: MTNNSMAISNSQNSVSFDLDLTSSWLNQTSSCSQRPHCPPSPATNQPLENLPLTNLPTKKPRGRPAGSKNKPKTTPFLVAQPVEPYMKVIIVNVTPSSDIIESILDVAHQGHVSLTVLGASGTITGVTLNNFSHGVDALTLRGPFTLLSLNGSYLYNNHYALHPGATPAPPLSFGISFSTSQGQVFGGAIGGRVIAGNDVSLTICTFKNPVMHKYASRDKERDMGDNNNNNNYNNN; the protein is encoded by the coding sequence ATGACCAACAATTCCATGGCAATCTCCAACTCCCAAAACTCTGTTTCCTTCGACTTAGACTTGACATCCTCCTGGCTCAACCAAACTAGCTCCTGCTCCCAGCGCCCTCATTGTCCACCATCACCAGCTACAAACCAACCCCTAGAGAATCTCCCTCTTACAAACCTACCCACCAAGAAGCCACGTGGTAGGCCCGCAGGCTCCAAGAACAAGCCCAAGACCACCCCCTTCCTGGTGGCCCAACCTGTGGAACCCTACATGAAGGTCATCATTGTCAATGTGACCCCAAGCAGCGATATCATTGAGTCCATTCTTGATGTTGCTCATCAAGGCCACGTTAGCCTCACTGTCCTCGGTGCCTCTGGAACGATCACCGGAGTAACCCTCAACAACTTTTCGCATGGTGTTGATGCCCTCACACTTCGCGGGCCCTTCACCTTGCTCTCCCTCAATGGCTCCTACTTATACAACAACCACTATGCCCTTCACCCTGGAGCCACCCCTGCCCCTCCCTTATCCTTTGGTATCAGCTTTTCCACCTCTCAAGGGCAAGTCTTTGGCGGTGCCATTGGCGGTAGAGTCATTGCCGGTAATGATGTCAGCCTTACAATTTGCACCTTCAAGAATCCTGTGATGCATAAGTACGCTTCTAGAGACAAAGAAAGGGACATGGGTgacaataataacaacaacaattataaCAATAACTAA